A stretch of Oryza brachyantha chromosome 4, ObraRS2, whole genome shotgun sequence DNA encodes these proteins:
- the LOC102715937 gene encoding dehydration-responsive element-binding protein 1E gives MEWAYYGSGYSSSGTPSPVGGDGDEDSYMTVSSAPPKRRAGRTKFKETRHPVYKGVRSRNPGRWVCEVREPHGKQRIWLGTFETAEMAARAHDVAALALRGRAACLNFADSPRRLRVPPQGSGHEEIRRAAVEAAELFRPAPGQQNAADEVAAVAAQGTAGSGELFADFPCYPMDGLEFEMQGYLDMAQGMLIEPPPMAGPSAWAEEDYDCDVNLWSY, from the coding sequence ATGGAGTGGGCGTACTACGGCAGTGGATACTCCTCGTCggggacgccgtcgccggtgggcggcgacggggacgagGACTCGTACATGACGgtgtcgtcggcgccgcccaAGCGGCGGGCGGGGAGGACCAAGTTCAAGGAGACGAGGCACCCGGTGTACAAGGGCGTGCGCAGCAGGAACCCCGGGAGGTGGGTCTGCGAGGTGCGCGAGCCGCACGGCAAGCAGAGGATCTGGCTCGGCACCTTCGAGACCGCCGAGATGGCGGCGCGAGCGCACGACGTCGCCGCGCTGGCCCTGCGGGGCCGCGCCGCCTGCCTCAACTTCGCCGACTCGCCGCGCAGGCTCCGCGTGCCGCCGCAGGGGTCCGGGCACGAGGAGATACGCCGCGCAGCGGTGGAGGCCGCCGAGCTATTCCGCCCGGCGCCCGGGCAGCAGAATGCGGCTgacgaggtggcggcggtcgCTGCGCAGGGGACCGCGGGGAGCGGGGAGCTCTTTGCCGACTTCCCTTGCTACCCGATGGACGGTCTGGAATTCGAAATGCAAGGTTATCTCGACATGGCACAGGGAATGCTCATCGAACCGCCGCCAATGGCGGGGCCGTCGGCATGGGCAGAGGAGGACTACGATTGCGACGTCAATCTATGGAGCTACTGA